In the Deltaproteobacteria bacterium genome, one interval contains:
- a CDS encoding response regulator: MKKKQILIVDDDPDVQRLVKKRLQFHGFQCACVSFVETALESLKKSKPNLVILDLGLLHADGTAFLKHAKEWLPEGEETPPIIVLSGHKEQELVDYCLENGASGFIIKPIDPHALVSMVHDYVR; the protein is encoded by the coding sequence ATGAAGAAGAAGCAAATCCTTATCGTTGACGATGATCCCGATGTCCAGCGTCTCGTGAAGAAGCGCCTTCAGTTTCACGGTTTTCAGTGCGCCTGCGTCTCTTTTGTCGAAACGGCCCTCGAATCGTTGAAAAAATCGAAACCAAATCTGGTTATTCTTGACCTGGGGCTTCTTCATGCCGACGGAACCGCTTTTTTAAAGCACGCGAAAGAATGGCTTCCGGAGGGGGAAGAGACCCCGCCGATCATCGTCTTGAGCGGTCACAAGGAACAAGAGCTGGTCGACTACTGCCTCGAAAACGGGGCCAGCGGTTTTATCATCAAACCGATCGATCCCCATGCCCTTGTCTCGATGGTTCACGATTATGTCCGCTAG
- a CDS encoding response regulator: MPALPKIAIIDDERDLVHLTAKRLRAGGFDVISYLEGKGAYEFICRKRPDLVLLDIWLPDASGLEIFKKLRENRELKGLPILFFSAHVSKRDDCVYNLGADGFVKKPYNPRDLLNLVKKVLDGKTINLKR; this comes from the coding sequence ATGCCGGCTCTTCCAAAAATCGCCATTATTGACGACGAACGCGACCTGGTCCACCTGACCGCAAAGCGCTTGCGGGCCGGCGGCTTCGACGTCATATCGTACCTGGAAGGCAAAGGGGCTTATGAATTTATCTGCCGCAAAAGACCCGACCTGGTCCTTTTGGATATCTGGCTCCCGGATGCATCGGGTCTTGAAATATTCAAAAAGTTGAGGGAAAACAGGGAGCTAAAAGGGCTTCCAATCCTCTTTTTCTCGGCGCATGTTTCTAAAAGGGACGATTGCGTGTATAACCTCGGCGCGGATGGTTTTGTCAAAAAGCCCTACAACCCCCGCGATCTGCTCAATCTCGTCAAAAAAGTCCTGGATGGAAAAACAATCAATTTGAAGAGGTAG
- the ligA gene encoding NAD-dependent DNA ligase LigA, translating into MPSDAVDGEQSRTIRKKIESLREEIRRHDFLYYVQSRPGISDAQYDALFRELKGLEEKHPELVTPDSPTQRVGGAPADFLPKFKHRVPLLSLESLFTREDVEAFDKRIRKETNRSDRSDQSDLSYLVEPKFDGLSVEVVYRNGVFHQAGTRGDGETGEEVTQNVKTIKSLPLKLSGKDIPKELHLRGEVVMTVKGFEALNKKLIEEGEEPFANPRNAASGALRQLDPRITANRPLDIYLYGLLYADGWKPKTQKEVLETLSSWGIRINLLRKKCGSLEEICDFHADLYEKRDRLDYEIDGIVAKVDDLELQESLGARARSPRWAFAYKFEPRKEITRVEDIVVQVGRQGTLTPVAILKPVDVGGVTVSRATLHNWDIIQKLDVRVGDEVRVARAGDVIPEVVEVNHKARKGHPREFEMPLRCPVCGSKVIREGAFHLCTGGAACRAQMKWSIIHYASRNAMDIEGLGRETVDLLIEKNLVQNMADLYMLKKTDLLALPGFKEKKAQNLLDGIEGGKKRPLSRFLYGLGIRHVGEQIARLICDHFGSIEKMEMASLEEVQNIGGVGPEIARSLVDYFRDARNQKRMDLLLKRGVTPQHETKQKSTGPLAGKAFLFTGELESMSRPEASRKVEALGGHATGSVSKNTDYVVAGANPGSKYDKARKLGVKILDEKEFLKMLQ; encoded by the coding sequence ATGCCATCTGATGCGGTTGATGGTGAGCAAAGTCGAACCATCAGGAAAAAAATTGAATCCCTTCGTGAAGAAATCCGCCGCCACGATTTTTTGTATTATGTCCAAAGCAGGCCCGGGATTTCCGATGCGCAGTACGACGCCCTTTTCCGGGAATTAAAGGGGCTTGAAGAAAAACACCCGGAACTGGTTACCCCCGATTCCCCCACGCAGAGGGTCGGCGGCGCCCCCGCCGATTTTCTCCCCAAATTCAAACACCGCGTTCCGCTGTTGAGCCTCGAATCACTTTTTACGCGCGAGGATGTGGAGGCCTTCGACAAAAGAATCCGAAAGGAAACCAATCGGTCCGATCGGTCCGATCAGTCCGATCTGTCCTACCTCGTCGAACCCAAATTCGACGGCCTCTCGGTCGAGGTGGTCTATCGCAACGGCGTCTTTCATCAGGCGGGCACAAGGGGCGACGGCGAGACGGGAGAAGAGGTGACGCAGAATGTGAAGACAATCAAATCATTGCCGCTGAAATTATCCGGGAAAGATATCCCGAAGGAACTCCATCTTCGCGGAGAGGTCGTGATGACCGTGAAGGGTTTTGAGGCGCTCAACAAAAAATTAATCGAGGAAGGGGAGGAGCCCTTTGCCAACCCGCGGAATGCCGCCAGCGGGGCGCTCCGTCAGCTTGACCCGCGCATCACGGCAAATCGTCCGCTCGACATTTATCTCTACGGCCTTTTGTATGCAGACGGATGGAAACCGAAAACACAGAAAGAAGTTCTGGAAACCCTCTCTTCCTGGGGAATCCGAATCAACCTCCTGCGCAAAAAATGCGGCTCGCTGGAGGAGATCTGCGATTTTCACGCCGATCTTTATGAAAAGAGGGATCGACTCGACTACGAGATCGACGGGATCGTCGCCAAGGTGGACGATCTTGAATTGCAGGAATCGCTGGGGGCGCGCGCCCGCTCCCCCCGATGGGCCTTTGCCTATAAATTCGAGCCGCGAAAAGAGATCACCCGCGTGGAGGATATTGTCGTCCAGGTAGGACGGCAGGGGACGCTGACGCCGGTGGCGATTCTGAAGCCGGTTGACGTGGGCGGTGTTACCGTCAGCCGGGCCACGCTTCATAATTGGGACATCATCCAAAAACTGGATGTCCGCGTCGGCGACGAGGTGAGGGTGGCGCGCGCCGGCGATGTCATTCCCGAAGTGGTTGAAGTCAACCACAAGGCCCGCAAAGGTCATCCAAGGGAATTCGAAATGCCTTTGAGGTGCCCCGTCTGCGGATCAAAGGTGATCCGCGAAGGGGCCTTTCACCTCTGTACGGGCGGCGCCGCCTGCCGGGCGCAGATGAAATGGTCGATCATTCATTATGCTTCAAGAAACGCCATGGACATCGAAGGGCTGGGAAGGGAGACGGTTGATCTGCTGATTGAAAAAAATCTGGTTCAAAACATGGCCGATCTGTACATGCTCAAAAAAACGGATTTGCTGGCGCTCCCTGGGTTCAAGGAGAAGAAGGCTCAAAATCTTTTGGATGGGATCGAGGGAGGCAAAAAACGGCCGCTATCGCGTTTTCTATACGGCCTTGGAATACGCCATGTGGGGGAACAGATTGCGCGGCTCATCTGCGATCATTTCGGGTCGATTGAAAAGATGGAGATGGCCTCCCTGGAGGAGGTCCAAAATATCGGGGGGGTGGGGCCTGAAATCGCCAGGAGCCTTGTCGATTACTTTCGGGATGCGCGAAATCAAAAACGGATGGATCTGTTGCTCAAGCGCGGGGTCACTCCGCAACACGAGACGAAACAAAAGAGCACAGGACCTCTGGCCGGCAAGGCCTTTCTCTTTACGGGCGAGCTCGAATCGATGTCCCGTCCGGAGGCTTCAAGAAAGGTGGAAGCCCTGGGAGGGCACGCCACGGGGAGCGTCAGCAAGAACACCGACTATGTGGTCGCCGGCGCGAATCCCGGTTCCAAATACGACAAGGCTCGGAAGTTGGGCGTCAAGATTTTGGATGAGAAGGAATTTTTAAAAATGCTTCAATGA
- a CDS encoding LON peptidase substrate-binding domain-containing protein produces MDFTWLKNLLATGKQEANPPGMNRAEEVCVFPLPNVVLIPGNILPLHIFEERYKQMTEDLLQSNISLAMSLTVPSAQGKMKNSAICGGGTVRVMDEFPDGRKNIFVEGLKRLKIVKYVQESPYLKALAETIPDIPFASPAEEKKYLVELGQQTKRWIFLSRDLPDRYIPYVDLFTKPHLLADVIGFHFLPGSSEKQKLLETTDQKKRVEKIIFFVEGNIRRLEGIGSKALGAGALGAGAPGAGAMDDLKSDGKILH; encoded by the coding sequence GTGGACTTCACTTGGCTGAAAAATCTTCTCGCAACCGGAAAACAGGAGGCGAATCCGCCGGGCATGAACAGGGCGGAAGAGGTCTGCGTTTTTCCGCTCCCCAATGTCGTCCTTATCCCCGGCAATATCCTGCCGCTCCACATCTTTGAGGAACGCTACAAGCAGATGACCGAGGATCTGCTTCAATCCAACATCTCTCTCGCCATGAGCCTCACGGTCCCGTCGGCCCAGGGAAAAATGAAAAACAGCGCCATCTGCGGCGGAGGAACGGTGAGGGTGATGGATGAATTTCCCGACGGGCGCAAGAATATTTTTGTCGAGGGATTAAAAAGGCTGAAAATCGTCAAATACGTTCAGGAATCCCCCTATCTCAAGGCCCTGGCGGAAACGATCCCCGACATCCCGTTTGCCTCCCCGGCCGAGGAAAAAAAATATCTTGTGGAGTTGGGCCAACAGACCAAACGGTGGATTTTTCTCTCGCGCGATCTGCCGGACAGGTACATCCCGTATGTGGATTTGTTCACCAAGCCGCACCTTCTGGCGGATGTTATCGGGTTCCACTTCCTCCCTGGAAGCTCCGAAAAGCAGAAGCTCCTCGAAACAACGGATCAAAAAAAACGGGTGGAAAAGATCATCTTTTTTGTCGAAGGAAACATCCGCCGGCTGGAGGGGATCGGGTCGAAGGCACTCGGTGCCGGGGCGCTTGGCGCCGGGGCGCCCGGCGCCGGGGCGATGGATGACCTGAAATCGGATGGAAAAATCCTTCATTAA
- the mqnE gene encoding aminofutalosine synthase MqnE — MRDPLSQIDDKMIHRQRVTDEEALALYAEDDLLRLGELANRVREKIHGRKTYYIINRHIDYSNVCVLNCKFCAFARKSGEAGAFEHSLEDIVEKVREGRKRGITEVHIVGGFHPSHPWEFYTGICRAIKKEAPEIHIKAFTAAEIRYFSKKFKMTEEEVLTALMAAGLDSMPGGGAEILAPETRKEICGPKGKAEFWLDTHRRAHTLGLKSNATMLYGHIESPADRVYHMRLIRNLQDETGGFLSFIPLSFNPKGTCYENIGYTSGIDDLKTLAIARLYMDNIRHIKAYWIMSGVETAQLAQYFGADDMHGTVIEENITHMAGGRAPEDLPASRLCELIREAGRMPVQRDSLYREINQ, encoded by the coding sequence ATGCGGGACCCCCTTTCTCAAATCGACGATAAAATGATCCATCGGCAGAGAGTCACCGACGAAGAGGCTCTGGCGCTCTACGCAGAGGACGATCTGTTGCGTCTGGGAGAGCTTGCCAACCGGGTCCGTGAAAAAATCCACGGGCGCAAAACCTACTACATCATCAACCGCCACATCGATTATTCCAACGTCTGTGTCTTGAACTGTAAATTCTGCGCCTTCGCCCGAAAATCGGGGGAGGCAGGGGCCTTCGAGCATTCGCTCGAGGATATTGTGGAAAAGGTCCGGGAGGGGCGCAAGCGCGGCATTACCGAGGTGCACATCGTCGGCGGTTTTCATCCCTCACATCCATGGGAATTCTACACCGGGATCTGCCGGGCCATCAAAAAAGAGGCGCCGGAGATCCATATCAAGGCCTTTACCGCCGCCGAGATCCGCTACTTTTCCAAAAAATTCAAAATGACGGAGGAAGAGGTGCTGACGGCATTGATGGCGGCGGGGCTTGATTCCATGCCGGGGGGAGGGGCCGAAATTCTTGCCCCCGAGACAAGAAAGGAAATCTGCGGCCCCAAGGGGAAGGCGGAATTCTGGCTGGATACGCACAGGCGCGCCCACACGCTCGGTCTAAAAAGCAACGCCACCATGCTCTATGGCCATATCGAGTCGCCCGCCGACCGCGTGTACCACATGAGGTTGATCCGGAACCTCCAAGATGAAACCGGAGGTTTCCTTTCGTTCATCCCTCTTTCCTTCAACCCGAAAGGCACCTGTTACGAAAATATCGGCTATACCTCCGGCATCGATGATTTAAAGACCCTGGCCATCGCGCGCCTCTACATGGACAACATCCGCCACATCAAGGCTTACTGGATCATGTCGGGGGTGGAAACGGCCCAGTTGGCTCAATATTTCGGGGCGGATGACATGCATGGAACGGTGATCGAAGAGAATATCACCCACATGGCGGGGGGAAGAGCGCCGGAGGATCTGCCGGCCTCCCGGTTATGCGAATTGATCCGCGAGGCCGGCCGGATGCCCGTCCAGCGCGACTCGCTTTACAGGGAAATTAATCAATAA
- a CDS encoding carotenoid biosynthesis protein: MFFHTLITRWYVFVFLVAFLVIGIRTRGVVRTLLFLAGGYLIAWISEASSIRTGFPYGWYFYIYENLRGEWMNRGVPVWDSLSYVFLCFAGLSLSEFVVGKIPPVPPLTKGGWGGFKLALLSALFVLILDLVIDPLAHMGDRWFLGKIYYYPNPGLYFGVPLSNFAGWFLVSFAIVGVNLMLERFFKPSAINHLPSTINHQPSTFPDKYSGPLLYFGIFLFNFAITLRIGEFRLALMDLVWISIPAYLFVKAAKARNQRAESGKRKTD; encoded by the coding sequence ATGTTCTTCCACACCCTCATCACCCGTTGGTATGTGTTCGTTTTCCTCGTCGCGTTCCTCGTCATCGGCATCCGTACGCGCGGCGTTGTCCGGACTCTGCTTTTCCTGGCCGGCGGTTATCTGATTGCCTGGATTTCGGAGGCCTCTTCCATCCGGACCGGGTTTCCCTACGGGTGGTATTTCTACATTTACGAAAATCTTCGGGGCGAATGGATGAACCGGGGGGTGCCGGTGTGGGATTCGCTGTCGTATGTGTTTTTGTGTTTTGCGGGGCTTTCTTTATCAGAATTTGTCGTGGGCAAAATCCCCCCTGTCCCCCCTTTGACAAAGGGGGGTTGGGGGGGATTTAAACTCGCCCTCCTCTCCGCCCTCTTCGTCCTCATTCTCGACCTTGTCATCGACCCGCTGGCTCACATGGGGGATCGGTGGTTTCTCGGAAAAATCTACTATTACCCGAACCCCGGCCTTTACTTTGGCGTCCCCCTTTCCAATTTCGCCGGCTGGTTTTTGGTCTCCTTTGCCATCGTTGGCGTAAACTTGATGCTGGAAAGGTTCTTCAAACCATCTGCCATTAACCATCTACCATCAACCATCAACCATCAACCATCCACTTTCCCCGACAAATACTCCGGTCCCCTCCTCTACTTCGGCATCTTCCTGTTCAATTTTGCGATCACCCTCCGGATCGGGGAGTTTCGGCTCGCTTTGATGGATCTTGTGTGGATTTCAATTCCGGCGTATCTTTTTGTAAAGGCGGCAAAGGCGAGAAATCAGAGAGCAGAAAGCGGAAAACGGAAAACGGATTAA
- a CDS encoding response regulator gives MHKVLIVDDNPTNVELISVQLKPFNYEVRKAYSGEEALELVKQDPPDLILLDLMMPRMSGYEVCQILKTDPLTHLIPIVIVTALRELDDKIKAIELGADDFLMKPFNKLELVTRVKSLLRVKDLYDSLELSEAVVFTLAEALEAKDVYTRGHSERVSKYSVLLGKELGLKPPELEDLRRGALLHDIGKVGVREAILNKEDKLTQEEISHIRTHPARGYEICKRLKSFKNVLPIIRSHHERWDGKGYPDGLKGEEIPFLARICFITDAFDAMTSNRPYRKGMYPPQAADIFEREIDCGQWDPKILKVFIDLVRNSYKERG, from the coding sequence ATGCACAAGGTTCTTATTGTCGATGACAACCCCACCAACGTGGAGCTGATATCGGTGCAGTTGAAGCCGTTCAACTACGAGGTGCGCAAGGCCTATTCCGGCGAAGAGGCTTTGGAACTGGTGAAGCAGGACCCGCCCGATCTGATTCTGCTCGATCTCATGATGCCCCGCATGAGCGGCTACGAGGTCTGCCAGATTTTGAAGACCGATCCCCTGACCCATTTGATTCCCATCGTTATTGTCACGGCGCTTCGCGAACTGGACGACAAAATCAAGGCGATCGAGCTGGGGGCGGATGACTTTTTGATGAAGCCGTTCAACAAGCTGGAACTCGTAACCCGCGTCAAGTCCCTTTTGCGCGTAAAGGACCTCTACGATTCCCTGGAATTGTCGGAGGCGGTTGTTTTTACCCTCGCCGAGGCGCTGGAGGCCAAGGATGTCTATACCCGTGGACATTCCGAAAGGGTCTCGAAGTATTCGGTTCTTCTCGGAAAGGAATTGGGCTTGAAGCCCCCCGAACTGGAAGACCTGCGGCGGGGCGCCCTTTTACACGACATCGGCAAGGTGGGGGTGAGGGAGGCGATTCTGAACAAGGAGGACAAGCTCACCCAGGAGGAGATCTCGCATATCCGGACGCATCCGGCCCGCGGCTACGAGATCTGCAAGCGGCTCAAGTCGTTTAAAAATGTCCTTCCCATCATCCGCAGTCATCATGAACGCTGGGACGGCAAGGGGTATCCCGACGGCCTCAAAGGGGAGGAAATCCCTTTTCTGGCGCGCATCTGTTTTATCACCGACGCCTTCGACGCCATGACCTCCAACCGCCCCTATCGAAAGGGGATGTATCCGCCCCAAGCGGCCGACATTTTCGAGCGCGAAATCGATTGCGGCCAGTGGGACCCGAAGATTCTCAAGGTCTTCATCGATCTGGTGCGGAACAGCTATAAAGAGAGGGGATAA